The Candidatus Nanosynbacter featherlites region ACCTTGTAGTGATTCCTTGCTTCCTGAAGCTTTTCATAGATACGATCCGCGCAGAAATCAGCCTCATCTCTAATCTTGTCATTCTCTATTTTTTCTGCAGCCTTCTTAAATAGAAACCAAATACTCTCTACTTCTGGGTCGCTAGGTCCCCATTCTGCCCTTAATGAAAAAGTAAACTGTGTTTTATTAACTATCATACGGTTAATTGCCTTGATCAATATCTATTCTTTTTCGTTATCCTCACTCTAGTTCAAGCAACCTCTCTACAAGCATAAAAACAGTAGTGGAGGGGTCGGCATTGGCAGGGTCATTCTTATCGCTCAGTCTATATAGCTTCTTCGCATTTCGGATCGCAACATCTACCTTATCTTCAAGTTTGTCATACATTGACTGATCGTTCTTTTTATAGGTGCCCATAATCTCCCTCAACTTAACGATGTAATCAGAACGCAATATTTGAGTGTCACAGTAATTAAAATGTAACAAATACCAAAGTTCAAATGCATCATTAGAATATGCAACCTGCACTCCATTGGATTTAGCTTTTTCAATCGCAGAGTTGAATAAAGCAACGTCACTAGGGTTTGCTCTATTCTTATCCCTGTCAAATACACACCAAACCTCTTCGTAATCGCCATCTTCTTCCATCAAGGCTAGTGCCCTATCGACTACGCTAGTATGTACCGCCCCTGCTGGCTCTATAACTACATTCATGGTTCTAACCTTAAATCCCTTAAAATAGTTTGGCTCCGTTCTTTTTCCTTCACAAACGATAAGAATCCGCGGTTTAACCTCACGGTTTGCTGATTTTCTAGAGAGTCGGCTCCTACCCCTAGAGCGCTCCCATGCTTTTACCCTCCTACTCATTATGTTAATCTATAAACTATTAAAATCCCCTATATATGGTATCGCGCCATATCTACCATTTATGTAATCTTTCTGGAATGAAGCATCTTTTCGGGGCTTATATTCCAACAATGAATATAAATGAGAGGAACCATACTTATCCTTTTCTGTGAACCAGATCTGGTCTCTTCTAAAATGGTTTCCCTGCAGAAGATTAGTGTCGTGGGTTGTAAATATTAACTGTGCGTTCTTTTTATTACTAATCTTTGAATTGAAAAGTTTTACAATCTCTTTCGTTACGAGTGGATGAAGTTTTGACTCAAGTTCATCTACGACGATTGTCTTACCAGTTTCAAGCGACTGAACCAAGCTTCCCGCTAAGGCAAATAATTTTTTAGTACCATCAGACTCTTGCTGCCGAAGATCAAACTCTTCAATACCCGACTCTTTACCGTCTTCGTAAGTCTTACGATAAATGATAACTCGGGGTGGCATTTTCTTCCCCCCACCTTCTTTTTCAAAGAGTGCATTTACACTCGCAATAAAAGCCCTCGCTTGGTCAGATATCTCCAAATCAGCAGGTATCGCAATAGGCACGAAATATCGCTCCTCGATAGCGATATCTTCAATTTGAGCATCAAATCTATTAAGAATATCAAGAACCTGTTTCTTTCTCTTTTTGCCGCTCTTGCCTTCTTCTAAAAGCATATCAGTAGTATTACTCAAATCAGAGTCTAACCCGCTCATAACAGACATATCCTCAAACCACTCTATGATAGATTGGGTAATGCTTGCACCATTAAGCTGAGCTACAAATGATAAAAATAGTTTATCCTTTTTGATACTATCGCTTAATATTCTTCCCTCTCTAAATGAACGGCCAATAGTTATGTTTTGTTTTTCTCGAATAAAAAGAGATGCTTCTCTAGTTGTCGGAACATAAAACAACCATTCTGACAAGACACTCTTTCTGTCAATTTCAAAGCCATATCTATACCTTATATTATCTTTCATGAAAATTATTTCAAAGAAGGTTGGCTCATCTTTCATAGTTCTATCAAGCTTATAAGCACAGTTACGTATTGGGGCTTCCTCTAATACAAGATTTCGCATAAAATCAATTGCTTGAACGAAATTTGTCTTGCCACTACCATTGGCACCATAAACAGCCGCGCTCTTAAGAATGCGCCTATTGTTGACTAGAAAGGTATTATTATCTCCATTTGTCTTATCATTTGAAGCAAGCATACTAAACTCAGCCATGTCTTTAAATGATAGGCAGTTTGCAGTTCTAAATTCTATGAGCATAAATTTCTCCTGCCTGAAATTATACCAAAATATACACTAAAATGCAATGATTTGAGTTATTTTCACAAAATATGCTATTTTAAATCATTTTATAAGTCTTATTCTTGTTATTTACAGCTCTTTTACAGCCCCACCCGCTATACTCACCAACATGAATCTTCGCAAACAACTCACCACCTTTGCCGCCATCGGCACTCTCAACACCGCCGTTGATGTCACAATATACACTCTGCTGATATGGCTCACCGCACCGCTACTATTAGCTATTATCATTTCAACCACCGCAGGAATGGTTTGCAGCTATATTCTCAATAGGCGATTCACCTTCAAGACCAACCGCCAGCCAATCGTCCAGTTCATCTGCATCACCATCACTGGCCTGTGGATTTTACAACCAGTCGTCATATGGCTACTCGTCCAACTGCTCGGGATAACCAGCACACTTGGCTTAAGCATGGCAAAATTAGCCGCCACCAGCATCAGTCTGATGTGGAATTTTGTGTGGTACCGAATCGTATTTCAAAAAACAAAGAAAAAACACCTCCGTAGAAGTGTCTTTTCTTGGCTCCGGCAGCTGGGCTCGAACCAGCGACCTATTGGTTAACAGCCAACCGCTCTACCACTGAGCTATGCCGGAATACCGTATTGCCATTGTACCGTATCATGACATTATTGTAAAGAACTGAATTAGGGTTATATTAGGCACCTTTGACAATATCCAAGGCTTTTCTCAGGATGGCTGCCTCCTCATGAGCCACCTCATCCGCCGTGGCCTCACGTTTTTTGGCTTCTTGCTCCAACTGCTGCCACCACGGTGTAGTTACATCAGTGGTCGTATCGCGATTGATGCAAAGCTCCAGCGACCTGGCTTTACCCTCTCGCTTGATCAAGGCCCCTTGCGCCACCAAACCATCAATATGTTTGGCTACTGTTGAGACTGATTTATAGCCCAAAGCCTGCATTATCTCTCGAAACGTTGGGCTATATCCCTGTCCACTAATGAATCCTTCAATAAAATCTAGTAGTTGTTTTTGCTTTTTTGTTAGTTTCATATATGTTCTATTCCTTGCTATACTTATAATACAACCAAATAGGAGGATAATAAAGATGAAGATTTTGTTGACTGGTGGTGCAGGCTATATCGGTTCTCATACTGCCATTGAGCTGATTCACAGCGGACACGAGGTGGTTATTATGGATGATCTGTCGAACAGCTCGGCGGAAGTGATACGACGCATTGAGCACATCACCAAAACGACCGTTCCGTTTGTAGAGGCAGATGTGCGTGACAAAGCGGCGCTAGAAGCAGTATTCACGAGTCAACAGATTGACGCGGTGATTCATTTCGCAGGATTTAAAGCTGTTGGTGAGTCAGTCGCCAAGCCACTGGAGTACTATGATAATAATCTCATCTCAAGCTTGGTTCTACTGGAAACCATGCAACAGCATCATGTCAACAAAATTGTTTTCTCCAGTTCAGCCACTGTCTATGGCAATCCAGAGTCTCTGCCACTGACAGAAGAATCACCAACCGGTCGAGGAATCACCAATCCATATGGCCAGACCAAGTTTATGATTGAACAGATTTTGCAAGATGCTGCAGTCGCCAACCCGGAGTTGGAAGTTTCTATTTTGCGCTATTTCAACCCCATCGGTGCGCACGCATCAGGAACCATTGGTGAAGATCCAAACGGCATTCCTAATAACTTGCTGCCGTATGTTGCGCAAGTGGCAGTTGGTAAATTAAACGAGGTCGGCGTGTTTGGTGATGATTATGACACACCAGATGGCACTGGTGTACGTGACTATATCCACGTGGTCGATTTGGCGCGTGGTCACGTGGCAGCGCTGGAGCACATGAAGTCAGGTGTAAATATCTATAACCTTGGCACAGGACACGGTACCTCTGTTCTGGAAATCATCAAAGCCTTCTCTCAAGCCTCTGGCCACGACATTCCTTACGTCATCAAGCCTCGTCGCCCTGGTGATTTGGCGGCTTGCTACGCCAACTGCGACAAAGCTCAACGAGAGCTCAACTGGAAAGCTGAATTATCTGTTGAACAAGCCTGTCAAGACACATGGAACTGGCAAAGTAACAATCCAAACGGCTACCACTCATAAGACGCTTTGCGTACTGAACCAAAACCAGCGGCTTCCTACCGCTGGTTTTCTGTACCAAGGACGATGACAATGTCAGCGTTATACTTACTGATGGTCGGCGGGATGGTGGTTACAACATTAGTGCCATAGGTTTGCTTCAATTTTTCAATAGTCTTTGGTTTAGTACCGTTACTCAGGTCGTAGATGGTATGTTTGGCTTGCACGCCGCCTGGATAGTTACCAACCTGAACCACATTTAGCTCTTGTTTGGTTAATTTCGTCTGTTCAGCGGCCGCCACCCCGGCGATACCAGAACCATTCAATATCACCAGTCTCGCTTCTTCATTCATCTCAGCTGTTGGGCTGATGCGTTTTTTGACATAATTTTTAATGGCCGTGTAGTTGTAGGTTCCAGCGGTTGGCACCACCACACTGGCGCCTGCGATATTGGAGGTTGTCAGTAGCTGTACCTTATTTTTCTCATCAACCAGTGGTATTGAGACAATCTTTTCTGCGTTAAATTCCTTTAGGATCTCAATGATGGTCTGCATTTCTTTGGTTTCAAAATTGGTGTTAATGTTATTGCCCAGCGCATCAATAATACCCATCATGACATTAAAGTCTGCCTTGTTGGATGTCTTAGCCTTCTCGACGATGGCCTTGATGATTTTTTGCTGGTTGCGCTCACGGTCAAAGTTACCGCCACTCAATCCAATTCCTCCAGCACTACCACGGGCACGACTAAATGCCAAGGCTTGCTCACCATTCATGTGAACTGTCTCACCGTTACGGTAGCGGATTTTTGTAGCCACGTCGTACACCATTGATGAGCCGTCGTAGGCCTCAACCTTCACGTCGATTCCACCAAGTGCATTAACCACCTCAGTAAGCACGCGCCAGTTAGCGTGCACTTTGTAGTGGATTTCCATACCCAATACTTCTTGCGCGGTTTTGGCTATCTCAGCTTGTCCAGCCTGTTCGCTGGCAGCCTGGTCTTTTCCACTGTCTTTGGCGTCTTGTTTACCACAGCCATAACTCTCGTTTAGCTTTCCGGCGGTAGTTTTCAGCCAAGACTGGCAGGTATGTTTTACATACAGGTCTCGTGGCAGAGACACAGTGTAGGCGTCCTTATTGTCCTGGTGATAAGACAATACCATGATGGAGTCAGCCAAATCAGCACCCTCCCAGCCGTCAGGCGACGTACCAAAAATCAAAACATTCGTACGGCCGTTATCATCCTGTTTGAGGCGTGTTTTCGTAAACAACCCAAGGATATCTCCACCAACAACTCGCGACAGGTTATTGTATAACCGCCACGCCTGAAAGCCCAAAAAAATCAGCAGCGGAATTAAAATTATCAGTATAATGCGCTTGATGAGCCGTCGCTTTTTAAACTGCTCAAATGACAGTGGTTTTTTGTTCTTTTTCTGGCGCTTTTTATTGATCTTTTCGAGTTTCTTTTCTGCTTTGAGGCGCTTCTGCTCTTTTTTATCCGGTTCTGGTCGGACTGGTCGCTGCGGCTGATTATCAATTTCTCGCAAACTAGCCTGTATATCATTATCTTCAGCAAACGGTCGCTGAAGTTGTTGTGGTTGCTGAAAATTTTGTGGAGCAACTGGGGTACGTCGCGGCTGCATACCATCAATAGCAACCGGTCTGCCCACTCGTCTTGGAGCGTCAGCACCGGGTTTATTCCCGACTCGCTCTGGTCGTCGACCAGCAGGAATGAAACCATCAACTGATATATTCGGCTTTTTCATCAACTCTATCTATTATAGCAAACATAAGCATTGCAACAAAATAAATATGAAGGGCGTTTGGTAAGCCTGAAAAGAACATCCACTGGAGGACAAACCCTAGTACAATCGGCCAGGCTAGCGCTTTTTTGGCATACGTTTTTCGGCATAAAGCCAGCAGCAAAACCAGCAACAATACAACACCGACAATTCCCAATTCCACCCCAACGGACAAGAATTCATTTTGGACAATCTCAAATTCACCGCTCGTCTTGCCGGACTGTTGAAAAATAGCACGTCCTGCGCCGCCCACACCCACACCAACGAGGAACTGTACCGGGTTTTTAGTCCAAACATCCAAAGCCAGTTGCGACATGCCAGTTCGCTCCTCTGTCGACCTAGCTACATAGCCATCAAACAAAGCTTTGGGCGGCGAGTCCGGGGTCACTTCTTGTGGACTGGTTGCTGAGGTACTCTCTTGCGGTGATTGCTGAGATGTTGGGTTTGGTAAGTTGATTTTTCCAAGTGACAGATGGCTGATCGATTTAGTAATTGACTGATAAAACCCATCAGCCACTCTCGGGTTAAGTTGTGTAAAAATCCCGTGCCACATCATACCAAAAGCAAAACTCCCCACTAGCACCGTGACGACCACAGCTGAGGACCGTAGCCAGTTGGCTGATGTGCGCCAGCTTACCAGTACCGTCTGCACCAATACCGCCGCTACTACGGCATACATTGCGCCGCGACTCAGTGTCAGGTACAACGCCATGAACATCAAACAGAGAGAGATTACGTCATATTTTGTGACCTTGCTCTGGAGAAGTTGGTAGGACAGCAGTAGAATTGGAGCAATCAACAGACTCCCAAAAAATTGTGGTTCAATAGTAAAACCACTTGGGCGTACAAACCCAAATCCTCGCGCCACACAGCCGCCACACAACCCCCAGTCAAACCAGGCACCGTACGCCACTTGGATAATTGCCAGCAAGCTCATCACCACCGCGGTGGTGATGGTGACTCTCATTAGCGGGCTAATCATCTTTTTTAGTGACGGCAAGTTATATATCACCAAGAAATCGAGAAACAGCACACTCCAGAGGCCGCTTACAAGGATTGATCTCAGAGGGTTAACTGACCATATGATGCTGAGGAGATTCCAACCCACAAACACAGCCAGTAACCAGACAGCTTTTTGTCGCCAGAGTAAGTGCCGACGGCTCCATATTTGTGGTAGTCCTGTTAATGCCAAAATTACTGCGTAGATGACGGCAATTGATAACTCTAAATTGGTGCCGCTTTGCCGACCAAAAGATATGGTGGGAAAATACGAAAACCACACCGCCACCGGTGCCAACAACACTAACTTCTCCGTGAAGCTAGCTTTTATCAGCCACGACGGCAGATGTTGTCGCACGTTAGTTACTAGTCGCATCATCAACTATCCGCTGCAACTCCTGCTTAAATCTCACATCTGAAAAAGCTTTTGCTGAGGCTGAAACTTGCTGCTTGTCAAATGTCATACCGTCAAAGCGTTGCATTGCCGCCGCCAAACTCTCAACTGTCTGCTCATCAAAGAATATGCCATTTTCCCCTTCGTGAATATAATCCAGTGCCCCACCTTGTTTTAAAGCGATCACCGGCACACCAGCGCTCAACGCTTCAATTGGCGCAATGCCAAATGGCTCAATGCTTGGGAAAATAAATCCTTTTGCTTGGGATACCAGAGTATTTAACTCCTCAGGATTATCAATG contains the following coding sequences:
- a CDS encoding RloB family protein; protein product: MSRRVKAWERSRGRSRLSRKSANREVKPRILIVCEGKRTEPNYFKGFKVRTMNVVIEPAGAVHTSVVDRALALMEEDGDYEEVWCVFDRDKNRANPSDVALFNSAIEKAKSNGVQVAYSNDAFELWYLLHFNYCDTQILRSDYIVKLREIMGTYKKNDQSMYDKLEDKVDVAIRNAKKLYRLSDKNDPANADPSTTVFMLVERLLELE
- a CDS encoding AAA family ATPase, translated to MAEFSMLASNDKTNGDNNTFLVNNRRILKSAAVYGANGSGKTNFVQAIDFMRNLVLEEAPIRNCAYKLDRTMKDEPTFFEIIFMKDNIRYRYGFEIDRKSVLSEWLFYVPTTREASLFIREKQNITIGRSFREGRILSDSIKKDKLFLSFVAQLNGASITQSIIEWFEDMSVMSGLDSDLSNTTDMLLEEGKSGKKRKKQVLDILNRFDAQIEDIAIEERYFVPIAIPADLEISDQARAFIASVNALFEKEGGGKKMPPRVIIYRKTYEDGKESGIEEFDLRQQESDGTKKLFALAGSLVQSLETGKTIVVDELESKLHPLVTKEIVKLFNSKISNKKNAQLIFTTHDTNLLQGNHFRRDQIWFTEKDKYGSSHLYSLLEYKPRKDASFQKDYINGRYGAIPYIGDFNSL
- a CDS encoding GtrA family protein → MNLRKQLTTFAAIGTLNTAVDVTIYTLLIWLTAPLLLAIIISTTAGMVCSYILNRRFTFKTNRQPIVQFICITITGLWILQPVVIWLLVQLLGITSTLGLSMAKLAATSISLMWNFVWYRIVFQKTKKKHLRRSVFSWLRQLGSNQRPIG
- a CDS encoding LexA family protein gives rise to the protein MKLTKKQKQLLDFIEGFISGQGYSPTFREIMQALGYKSVSTVAKHIDGLVAQGALIKREGKARSLELCINRDTTTDVTTPWWQQLEQEAKKREATADEVAHEEAAILRKALDIVKGA
- the galE gene encoding UDP-glucose 4-epimerase GalE; its protein translation is MKILLTGGAGYIGSHTAIELIHSGHEVVIMDDLSNSSAEVIRRIEHITKTTVPFVEADVRDKAALEAVFTSQQIDAVIHFAGFKAVGESVAKPLEYYDNNLISSLVLLETMQQHHVNKIVFSSSATVYGNPESLPLTEESPTGRGITNPYGQTKFMIEQILQDAAVANPELEVSILRYFNPIGAHASGTIGEDPNGIPNNLLPYVAQVAVGKLNEVGVFGDDYDTPDGTGVRDYIHVVDLARGHVAALEHMKSGVNIYNLGTGHGTSVLEIIKAFSQASGHDIPYVIKPRRPGDLAACYANCDKAQRELNWKAELSVEQACQDTWNWQSNNPNGYHS
- a CDS encoding LCP family protein yields the protein MKKPNISVDGFIPAGRRPERVGNKPGADAPRRVGRPVAIDGMQPRRTPVAPQNFQQPQQLQRPFAEDNDIQASLREIDNQPQRPVRPEPDKKEQKRLKAEKKLEKINKKRQKKNKKPLSFEQFKKRRLIKRIILIILIPLLIFLGFQAWRLYNNLSRVVGGDILGLFTKTRLKQDDNGRTNVLIFGTSPDGWEGADLADSIMVLSYHQDNKDAYTVSLPRDLYVKHTCQSWLKTTAGKLNESYGCGKQDAKDSGKDQAASEQAGQAEIAKTAQEVLGMEIHYKVHANWRVLTEVVNALGGIDVKVEAYDGSSMVYDVATKIRYRNGETVHMNGEQALAFSRARGSAGGIGLSGGNFDRERNQQKIIKAIVEKAKTSNKADFNVMMGIIDALGNNINTNFETKEMQTIIEILKEFNAEKIVSIPLVDEKNKVQLLTTSNIAGASVVVPTAGTYNYTAIKNYVKKRISPTAEMNEEARLVILNGSGIAGVAAAEQTKLTKQELNVVQVGNYPGGVQAKHTIYDLSNGTKPKTIEKLKQTYGTNVVTTIPPTISKYNADIVIVLGTENQR
- a CDS encoding O-antigen ligase family protein; this translates as MMRLVTNVRQHLPSWLIKASFTEKLVLLAPVAVWFSYFPTISFGRQSGTNLELSIAVIYAVILALTGLPQIWSRRHLLWRQKAVWLLAVFVGWNLLSIIWSVNPLRSILVSGLWSVLFLDFLVIYNLPSLKKMISPLMRVTITTAVVMSLLAIIQVAYGAWFDWGLCGGCVARGFGFVRPSGFTIEPQFFGSLLIAPILLLSYQLLQSKVTKYDVISLCLMFMALYLTLSRGAMYAVVAAVLVQTVLVSWRTSANWLRSSAVVVTVLVGSFAFGMMWHGIFTQLNPRVADGFYQSITKSISHLSLGKINLPNPTSQQSPQESTSATSPQEVTPDSPPKALFDGYVARSTEERTGMSQLALDVWTKNPVQFLVGVGVGGAGRAIFQQSGKTSGEFEIVQNEFLSVGVELGIVGVVLLLVLLLALCRKTYAKKALAWPIVLGFVLQWMFFSGLPNALHIYFVAMLMFAIIDRVDEKAEYIS